Genomic window (Deltaproteobacteria bacterium):
CGCAGCGCAGGCGCTTGCGCCGCGTGTCATCCCTGCAGCAAGTCGCCGACGCGCCATAGCTTGGGCGACGGTGCGCTGCAGGGTATTTCGGCGAAGGCGAATAAAAAGACCTTATATGCAGGATGCAGTCAGATATCTGACTAGGGCTTCTGTAGTTCGAGGCGGGGGATGGTTAGATATCTATAATGAAATCAGGCGATAAAATGTATAACGTGGCAAGAAATGATAATCCAGCCTAACTGAGCTGGCCCCCCACATGTTGTGCCTTATTCTTCCTTTTGTTGACTCCCATCTAGGCATCCCTTTCTGTTGCGTTAATTTAATACCACCTGCTCGTAATGCTCTTAAATTTTTGGAAAAAATGTCGTTTTTGGGTTGACTTTTCATTTCCGATAGCATAGAGAGCAAATTGGCTTGATGTCACTGGAGGACATCAAGCATCCATCCGCCATTGTTTGACTACGCACCATTTGAGGTCCAAGGGTGAAAGGGGGTTTATCATGCCGGCCACATTTAAGAGCGTATCGGTCGTATTACTATTTTTGCTTATTGCTGTTCCTGCCAACGCAGCAACTGTCGTTTTTCAAGCTGGTCTGATTGATAATTTCGCAGCACCTGCCGACCCGGCAATACCAGACCCTCAGGTTCTCAGTGTTATGGGGGATCCAGCACACCAGGATTTTGATTTAATACCTGGCATAGACGGTGACTATGATACTAAGGTTATGCATACGTTTACCAGTTTACCAGACGATATTATTGGGGGGTCTCTTGAGGTTAGTGTTAAGGCGGGCACCCAAGACGCAGTTCAATATAGTTTATCTACAGACAACATAACGCTGTTAACATTTGATCGAACCAACACGTCTGATTTTGCAGTATTCGGTAGGCGTTTCGGACCATATGAAGTTGGAGACTGTGGTTCTACTGATCAAACACCAGATCCAGGGCTCCTACAGAGTACTAAATGGTCTCCTGGTGATTTTAGTATTTTTACGTTAGATTTGTCTGAATTACCACTTGTTGACGGTGGAACCATGAACATCATACCATTCATCAACCAATTTGGATTTCTCAATGTTGATGTTGATGATGAAACCGGTGTAGATTACATGTTGTTAACTCTTGAAACGGCGCAAATCCCCATCCCAGGCGCAGTCTGGCTCCTTGGCTCTGGCCTTGTTGGTCTTGCCGCCATCAGAAAGAAGCTCAAGAAGTAACGCTATTCAATTGTCAAAGGGTACGGGCAGGGCTTTGGTCCTGCCTTTTTTCCCACATGTAGTGGTCGTGGTTTTTAGTCCAAAAGTGTCGATCACTGCAATCACACCGCATTCCAGAAAGAGTCTAGATTCCACCATTCTGCGACCAGAGGATCAGGATTCTCCGGGTATAACTCTCATCTGTAGATTTTCACTCAAAGAACCGCTTTCCCGGCTACTTCTGTCATATCAGTGTCTCACCCCGTCAATTGAGCCTTTCGATTGCGACGAGTCATTTTGGACACCTGGCCTCTTATGGCGTTTA
Coding sequences:
- a CDS encoding VPLPA-CTERM sorting domain-containing protein, encoding MPATFKSVSVVLLFLLIAVPANAATVVFQAGLIDNFAAPADPAIPDPQVLSVMGDPAHQDFDLIPGIDGDYDTKVMHTFTSLPDDIIGGSLEVSVKAGTQDAVQYSLSTDNITLLTFDRTNTSDFAVFGRRFGPYEVGDCGSTDQTPDPGLLQSTKWSPGDFSIFTLDLSELPLVDGGTMNIIPFINQFGFLNVDVDDETGVDYMLLTLETAQIPIPGAVWLLGSGLVGLAAIRKKLKK